In Papaver somniferum cultivar HN1 chromosome 9, ASM357369v1, whole genome shotgun sequence, the genomic stretch catacctctttgtcgatgaagttctccaaatctcttcgtttcatcttcattcttcgagggttattcagtgatatctgatactcaactaccatattaTAATCCTgctccgagacttgactttattaAACTAAAAGCCAAGATACAGTTTTGTGTATCTAACACTGACGACaagtttgagataacaaaacttgtaaatttgaccgagcagtgctctaacacccatTTAATGCGTTTCTTGCATTTCTCCACTATGGGAAATGCACACAAGGACATAACATATGATGCGAGACAAAAGCATATATGGTCGCGCCACTTGAGTTATATCGTTGAGACACACAACATTGGACGCCAATGACAGAGATTAAGTCGTGTGGTCAATATTGTGTCGCTAATGATTAAATAGACAACAACTACTTTGTAACGGCTGCTTCCTCCCATCAATATAAAATTTATATCATTCTCTTAGCTTATCGTTCCCTCTTAATTTCACTTAATTTATTCCCTCAAAttcaattaatttattttttccaccatgaattatgattttgatactTCTAAAGAGGAATGAATATGGATATGGATTTATACGAGGAAGTCCAAGAAAAGTATATAGATATCTTGGGACAACTGAATGAATACTCGAAATAATTGTAtgtaaaagaaaaatattatgagGTCAGATCTACAATTAAAACACCAAGTTTGCTACAAACTATAatgatttttttctctttcattCATCTCTGCACTCTAGTGATACTCCCTTCCTCATCCGATAAGTTTCATGCGAACCCGGCGAGTTTCGATCTGCTCCGAGGCACAAATATTACCACCTTTTTATATTAGCTTTAGTTTCACGACCTTGGCTGTCAACTACAGATTGGTTAAAATTGAAACCATTTAAATTGAATGGCATGGTGCTAATACCTAAAGCAGTGAACCAAATACGTACTACTGGCCAAGCAACCAAGAAGAAATGTAAAGAACGAGAATTGTTGAAACTAGCATATTGGAAGATCAATCGGCCAAAATAATTTGAGTGGACTGAATCTGTGCTTTCGAATTCATCCTTCCCTTGGAATGACCCCTGACTTGAACCTTTGAGGCCCACTGACTCCTGTAAAAAGCAGTAACCTTGCCTTCAACTTGTATTTTTCACTTCTTTAATTTAAGTTTTTGCTTTTCTAGGGTTAGTTTAATTTCTTTTCGGATTTCGGTTTCTCGGTGCCGTTTATTGAGTTCCTCATTATATTCTTGCACCTTCATGGTGTTTTTGTTTGTAAGGTATGGATCCAGTTCATCGGTCTTCTTTAAATACTTAATTTAGATGCTTTAACGATTCTTTGATCTTTCTCTTCTCGGTCTATTTGTTTCGCATCTATTGTAGTATTTTGATCTTTGATGTAGGGGTTTCCCCTACTAATCTTCTCTTACTTAAGAATGAATGAGACTTAAAATCTTCTCTTAAATACTCGGAATATATAGTGCTGGCTATGGGGTTCGAACCAtgcaaaaattaaaaacataCCAAGAGACCAAAAAAGGTAAAAGTAAAAAGAACACTAAGAGACCAAAAAAAACGAAATAAATAAGTGCTGGTGAGGAAAGGGTAGAAGTAAAAAGAACACAAGGAGACCAAGAAAACAAAACGAATTTATAGTGCTGGCTATGGGGTTCGAACCCATGCGCACTTATGTGCAGAAGATCTTAAGTCTTCCCCCTTAACCACTCGGGCAAACCAGCTGTTTGTGCTATTCATGCCTGTTGAGCTGATAGAACGAAGTTCACAGTTTCCCACGCCAATTTCCCGAAGCTTCGGTCCTTCCTCTTTTTATGCCCTTTCCGAGACCAATTCCCagttttctcaattcaatctctcTCTACCTAAAATTTTCAccccgaaagaaaagaaaaaaccctaGTTCTGATTTTTCACTGTAGGATTAGATGGCGGAACATCTAGCTGCAATCTTTGGTACAGAAAAAGACAGAGTGAATTGTCCATTTTATTTCAAAATCGGTGCTTGTAGACATGGAGATCGTTGTTCAAGGCTTCATACCAGGCCTTCTATTAGTCCTACGATTCTCCTCTCTAATATGTATCAAAGACCTGATATGATCGCTCCTGGTGCTACTATGGATCCTTCTGCTCAGGATCCTCGTCGTATTCAACAACACTTTGATGtaagattattattatttttattttgtttggatagttttagggatttttttttgatgaatttgttcaattgctGAACGTGGGTTTTGTTATCGGTGAATTTCTGAATGTGGGTTTTGTTTGAAATTGAAGGATTTTTATGAAGATTTGTTCGATGAGCTGAGCAAGTATGGAGAGATTGAAAGTCTTAATATCTGTGACAATTTGGCTGATCATATGGTGGGGAATGTTTATGTTCAATTTAGAGAGGAAGAACATGCTTCTAATGCACTTAAGAATTTGACTGGAAGGTTCTATGCAGGTACCGCTTTCtgaaatttgatttgatttggtaTAATTTGTTGGTTGGGGATATGGTTTAGGGAAATGTTGTGTACATTGTTTTGTGTGTATTGACTGTGAGAAGGTTTTAATGTTTTTCAGGGCGTCCTATTATTGTTGATTTCTCCCCTGTGACGGATTTTCGTGAAGCTACCTGTAGGCAGTATGAAGAGAATACCTGTAATCGTGGAGGATATTGCAACTTTATGCATTTGAAGAAGATTAGCAGGTTAGTCCCTTTATGATTTTCTTGTATTTCATTTGATAATTTTTATTGCAACTTGATATATTTGGAAACGGTTAGCAGGTTAATTGATTGTTCTTATGCTTTGCTGTCTCCTTGGGTTGGATGGTTAGAGCTAGAGTTTATAGTTTTTATGCTTTGCTGTCTCCTTGGGTTGGATGGTTATTTTGCAATTGATGTATTTTATTTGCACAATGCCAGGGAGTTGAGGAGGCAATTATTTAGTAGGTATCGTTCAAGGCGTAGCCGCAGTAGAAGCAGAAGCCGTAGTCCTTACAGGCGTCGGAGTTATGAAGAGCGATCACATGGTGGTCGTGATCATGATAGAAGGTCTAGTGACCGGGGTAGTAGGAGGACTAGGAGCAGAAGTCCTGGAAGGAGAAGGGGACAAAGTAGGAGTCCTGACAGGAGGAGGAACAGGAGCCCTGTTAGGGAAAGGGAAGGTAGTGCAGAGAGGAGGGCCAAAATTGAGCAGTGGAATAGGGAAAAGGAACAAGTAGTATCTGCTAATGAGAACAGTAATACTACTACTGGCATCACTCACAATGACAGCAATGGGAATGGAGAGCATTACTATGAGCAGCAACAACCACAGCGAGGAGGACATGGATCATATGAATATGATCACTAATCTGGTAGGTGACAGTTACTTTGTTTGTTGGTCTTGTTAGAATGATGCCTCTCTGTCTGTTCTGTAGGAAAATGAGGGTTTGGATTAAACAATACGTACACAATGAGTAAATCAGTTTAATACCATTTTCCACTGTGCAGGTGGTGTGCAGGTTTTCAGTTCTAGGATGGGGAGTGTGAATATTGTTTCTTGTTTATACTTCGTTAATCATTTACATTCTTgctggtttggtttggttttcaaagacGGGTTTATCATTCAGCCTCAAAtgttttgctaaaaggtttttttTTGGTTGTACACCAATTCCTTCCCTTTGTCGCCGGTTTAAACTTCTCCTCCTTATTTTTTCCGCCGATGCTTCTTGCATTTATGCCAAATTTTGAACATACAATAACTTTTCTGGTCATATGGATTCTTAGGTTTTTCAATGATCTGGTCAAAATTCAGAAAATGAGTCTGGAAGGTTCTAGGTTACTGAAACCATAATAGCAGTATGATACTGAGTAGGGCCCTTCACATGATTGATGGTTTTTCTATTTAGAATTTGACCTTCTTATATGTGGTGCACATCCATGAAATTTCTGAGGTTCCAAATCATTTTTTGGGTCTTAAGAGATGTTGATCTTACATATTTTCATGAGTTGTTGCAGGTTCAGGTACCCTGCTTCTGAGGAACAACCTTAGTTTTTATGTCAACTCACCGTGagctttgatttacaggttttgGCTCGATGTCAGTGATGCAAGTTTACAAGATTTTAATGTTTCATGGTGCGAAAGTTGAAGTTATCTTGGCAGGTTAGGTTTTTTCTGTGGAGGAgggacatcattttttttttggtcattgGTGGAAAGTGCGGGAGGTGTTTCTCCATGCTTGCTCATTATGTTTAATTTGAGGAAGATCTCTGGTTTTATTTCAGAAAAGAACTTCTGTTTTTGTACTTGACCATGTAGAAGTAGTTGATGATGCTCTTCATTTTCTGTTTGGTCGGCTCAGTGTGACTTCTTACTTTTAGTAGACTCTTAACAAATGAAAGCCTGAGTACATTCGTTGCTTGATCTGGTATAGTAATGCTGAATATTGGTCGATTGGCTGCATTCCAGCGAGGCCCCAGTTTTTGTGTGCCTATACAACTATAGGATAACCAGCACAAAGTTGAAAACTAATATCTCAAAAGCCAGTTAGTCGCAGTTCCCCAATTATTGTGCGAACATCTGCTGGAGAGCAGCACTCCACTACTGAAATGCGGGAGTAGGATTTCGAAAGGTTTGTACTGACAAAGGCTCTGCTATTCACATGGTTACTTTTTTGAATTCCCCTATCTATAAAGGAAAGGAGGTTACCTAAACTGCTATTACAAAAACATACAAAAACAAACTGTTATGATCCTATACCTAGTCGTGGAGGGTTTGAACTTAAGTTTTGAATGAAAACAAGAGAACAAGAAGATTTAAAGAAGAGAAGGAgtcggaggaagaagaagaagattgaagaaaatAATTGTATTGCTTGCCTGAATGTTTACAGGACTTGGATATAAATAGTTGTTGTAACTTTCTAAACAAGAATGCAGTCGATTTCTAACAATAACTATAACTATTTCATTAAGATTAAGCTAAATAAGGAAATCATATGAAAGGAAATAACGTGTAGAGGAGTTGGTGCCACAACATCCCACCCTACCTAAAAAATGGCTTGACTGAAAGTCTGGAAAGCGAATCAGTAGTTCATCCCCATCCTCCCATGTTCCTTCTTCAGTTGTACGATCTTTCCACTTGACCAGCCACTTTGTCCTAGCAACATTCCCCTACTTAAACATCTTACGGTCCAAGATTGTATCAGGTTCCCATTTCTCATAGTCGATTGTCACAGGTAAGTCAGTATTAAGAATCTCAGATGATCCAAGTTTCAATTTCAACTGTGAGACGCGAAACACAGGATGAATTCGACTTGTAACTAGCAACTCTAAGCGGTAAGCAACTGTCCCAATTTTTTCAATGACCTTGAATGGTCCATAGAACTTAGGTGACAACTTAGAGAATGAAGAAGTAGCTGCAGTAGTTTGACGATAAGGTTGTAATCGCAAGAAAACCCAGTCGTTGACTGAAAAGCTGCGTTCAGTCCTATGCACATCAGCATAATCCTTCATTCTGGCTTGCGCATCATGTAAATTTGATTTAAGAATCTTCAAATTATGATCTCTGTCTTGTAGAACTATATCAACAGCATGCACAGTAGTTGAGCCTGGCAGATATGTAGTAATTGTTGGAGGAGTCTTACAGTAAAGAGCTTGATAAGGGACCATTTTAATGGATGTGTTATAACTAATGTTATACCACCAAACCCAGTCTTTTTGTTTAATCCCAGCAAAGCAACGTAAATAACATTCCAAGATTCTGTTGGTAACTTCTGTTTGGCCGTCAGATTGAGGATGATATGCAGAGCTTCGACAAAGCTGAGTGTGCTGCAAAGAAAAGAATGCCTCCCAGAAATTGCTCATAAAAATTGGGTCATGATCACTAGTGATGTTCTTGGGCATTCCATGTAAACGTACTATTTCTCGTATGAAAATCTCAGCCACAGTATCAGCTGAATAAGGATGAGAAAGAGCCACGAAACGTGCGTACTTTGACAGACGATCTACCACCACTAATATACTTGTCTTTCGGTTAGATGCAGGAAACCCATCCACAAAATCCATAGAGAT encodes the following:
- the LOC113310819 gene encoding splicing factor U2af small subunit B-like translates to MAEHLAAIFGTEKDRVNCPFYFKIGACRHGDRCSRLHTRPSISPTILLSNMYQRPDMIAPGATMDPSAQDPRRIQQHFDDFYEDLFDELSKYGEIESLNICDNLADHMVGNVYVQFREEEHASNALKNLTGRFYAGRPIIVDFSPVTDFREATCRQYEENTCNRGGYCNFMHLKKISRELRRQLFSRYRSRRSRSRSRSRSPYRRRSYEERSHGGRDHDRRSSDRGSRRTRSRSPGRRRGQSRSPDRRRNRSPVREREGSAERRAKIEQWNREKEQVVSANENSNTTTGITHNDSNGNGEHYYEQQQPQRGGHGSYEYDH